The Vespula pensylvanica isolate Volc-1 chromosome 5, ASM1446617v1, whole genome shotgun sequence genome includes a window with the following:
- the LOC122629728 gene encoding SWI/SNF-related matrix-associated actin-dependent regulator of chromatin subfamily A-like protein 1, producing the protein MATVRYTQEEIEKKRLEALQRKQQIQSKVKSPFDPGKVQRNQNKPIKSFSQSTSSFQRPITDPILRSEPNNSRIGPMRTYKTNNRYTPMTPQKFFGINSVITGKCYMITNERFAIETSSYLSSVIEVFKTVDSRIYDIKTKIWNFHLKDYDNLIKKLLELKSNFSIIQIPKSVLQIFQKNLNSSNDISSIDLSPIDATLRDMLMPFQQEGICYGISKNGCCIIADDMGLGKTLQALGIAYYFKDSWPLLIVTPSSVRYQWSEAIYNVLPSIPAHYVHQFINTKDFIDDVKIVIVSYDILVRAVEIFKRRGFGFVILDESHILKNNKTARFNAVQSAVSSARHIILLSGTPALSRPIELYTQINLVFRNFMGYQEYGIRYCAGEKKLFGWDFTGSSNMQELQLLLKSTCMIRRLKTDVLNQLPTKTRKVIILNPALIKVGIKEMEDISKELEKKVSSGLEHHNALLQYYNKSSFVRLKAVCKHVTQLFETKQKCLIYAHHQHVLDAICDIAESMEIGYIKIDGKTNSNRRKDLVNNFQNNTNCLVAILSITAANAGITLTAAQLVVFAELFWNPGILCQAEDRVHRIGQDSNVVIQYLVAKQTADDHLWSLIQRKINILCQAGFNQNILMDEAEVTNQVLQENDQLKIDFFMEKTPEKNLKSDDKMDISDEINEDKSLKNNEQKREEETPIKDIKELLNVDEEDLQNCDWNFS; encoded by the exons ATGGCAACTGTACGATATACgcaggaagaaatagaaaagaaacgtttggaagcattacaaagaaaacaacaaattcAATCAAAAGTAAAATCACCATTTGATCCAGGAAAAGTACAACGAAACCAAAACAAACctataaaaagtttttcacAAAGTACAAGTAGTTTTCAACGTCCTATTACTGATCCTATACTCAGATCTGAACCAAACAATTCTCGGATTGGGCCTATGCGgacatataaaacaaataatagatatacacCTATGACACCACAGAAGTTTTTTGGTATTAATTCTGTTATAACAGGAAAATGCTATATGATTACTAATGAAAGATTTGCGATAGAAACATCATCTTATTTATCATCTGTAATCGAAGTATTTAAAACGGTGGACAGTAGAATATATg ACATAAAGACAAAGATATGGAATTTTCATCTGAAAgattatgataatttaataaagaagctattagaattaaaatctaatttttcgataatacaAATACCAAAATCTGTTCTTCag atTTTCCAAAAAAACTTAAATTCATCCAATGACATATCTTCCATTGATTTGTCACCAATAGATGCAACATTGAGAGATATGTTAATGCCTTTTCAACAAGAAGGTATCTg ttaCGGTATTTCAAAAAATGGTTGTTGTATAATTGCTGATGATATGGGACTGGGAAAAACATTGCAAGCATTGGGAATagcatattattttaaagatagtTGGCCTTTGTTAATCGTAACACCATCTTCTGTTAg gtATCAATGGTCTGAAGctatttataatgttttacCATCTATACCTGCACATTATGTTCATCAATTTATCAATACTAAAGACTTTATCGATGatgtaaaaattgttatagTATCTTATGATATATTGGTAAGGGcagtagaaatatttaaaaggcGTGGTTTTGGATTTGTCATTTTG GATGAATCtcatattttaaaaaacaataagacTGCTAGATTTAATGCTGTACAAAGCGCTGTATCTAGTGCACGacatataattttacttaGTGGAACACCAGCCTTGTCTCGTCCAATAGAATTGTATACTCAGATTAATCTTGTGTTTCGCAATTTTATGGG ATATCAAGAATATGGAATTAGATATTGTGcaggagaaaaaaaactttttggATGGGATTTTACAGGATCATCAAATATGCAGGAATTACAATTACTACTAAAATCCACATGTATGATTAGACGATTAAAAACTGATGTGTTAAATCAGTTACCAACAAAAACAAg GAAGGTCATTATATTGAATCCAGCTCTTATAAAAGTTGgtataaaagaaatggaagatatATCTAAAGAgttagagaaaaaagtttcaagTGGTCTAGAACATCATAATGCACTTCTtcagtattataataaatcaagcTTTGTAAGATTGAAAGCTGTATG TAAACATGTCACTCAACTGTTTGAAACTAAACAGAAATGTCTTATTTATGCTCACCATCAACATGTTTTAGATGCAATATGTGATATTGCAGAATCTATGGAAATAGG atatattaagaTCGATGGAAAGACTAAttcaaatagaagaaaagatttggtcaataattttcaaaacaaTACAAATTGTTTGGTAGCTATTTTATCTATAACTGCTGCAAATGCTGGTATTACGCTAACAGCTGCACAACTGGTAGTTTTTGCAGAATTATTTTGGAACCCTGGa ATCTTATGTCAAGCAGAAGATAGAGTACACCGAATTGGACAAGACAGTAATGTTGTTATCCAATATTTAGTGGCAAAACAAACGGCTGATGATCATTTATGGTCattaatacaaagaaagataaatattctatGCCAAGCTggttttaatcaaaatattctcATGGACGAAGCGGAAGTGACAAATCAAGTATTACAAGAAAATGATCAGttaaaaatagatttcttCATGGAAAAAACCCCAGAGAAAAACTTGAAATCAGATGATAAGATGGATATAAGTgacgaaataaatgaagataaatcattaaagaataatgaacaaaaaagagaagaagaaactcctattaaagatattaaagaattaCTAAATGTAGATGAAGAAGATCTGCAAAATTGTGATTGGAATTTTTCATGA